ATCGAATTCGCTTGCTGAAGGAAGATTCGACCAGCTGGCTAGGTGACGGGAATCCAGGGCCGTTCAGCCTCGCGGGAGCTCAAGCCAAGACCGCGCTGCGCTTTCAAGACGGTCGCTGGGGCGTACCCCACGGCCCGATTCCGACCACCCATATCTTGAAGCCGGCAATCCCAGGCCTGGATGACCAGGAGCTCAACGAGCACCTGTGCCTCGCCGGAGCTCGGAACGCCGGCCTCGTCGCTGCACGATCGGCGATCTGGACCTTCGGGGATCAGGTCGCCATCGTCGTCGAACGCTACGATCGCGTCCCGCCTGCGTATTTCGATCGAGTTCACCAGGAAGACCTTTGCCAGGCTTTGGGATACCCGCCCGAGCGCAAGTACGAATCCGAAGGCGGACCCCGAGCGCGCCAAATCGTGGACTTGCTGCGGCGGGTCGTCGCCCCGTCCGTGGCCGAGCGGGAGATCTGGCGGTTCGCGTCCGCGCTCGGGTGGAACTGGATCATCGGCGGCACGGACGCGCATGCGAAGAACTTCTCGCTTCTCCTCTCCGGCCCCCAGGTACGCCTGGCGCCGCTTTACGATCTCAGTTCGGCATTGCCCTACTACCACGAAAAGGAATCGAGGTTCGCGATGAGCCTCGCAGGCGACTACCGGGTCTGGATCCGGGTGAACCGCTGGCCCGAGGTCGCCAAGCTGATCGGTCTCGACGGGGAGCGTCTGTGCGACCTCCTCCGAAACCTGGCCGAACGCGCTCCCGATGCCCTTCGCGACGCGGCAGCCCATCCTCAAGTCGCCTCTCTCGGGCGAGCCCTCACGGCCAGATTGGTCGATCGTATCGCCACCCGCTCGCGCCGCTGCTTGGCGGCCTTGCATGCCAAAGTCAGCAGGTAGGTCGCATCCAGTCAGCGCCGATCGTCGCCTGGACCTCCGGTCGGGTGCCCGTGGTGATCATAGTGACCTTGCCCTTGATAACATTTTCTTGCATACTGCCATCATGATCAGAACTCAGGTGAGCCTCACAGAGGAAGAGTACGAGGCCGCCAAGCAAGAGGCGGCGAGGCTCGGCATCTCGCTTGCCGAGCTTCTGCGCCGCTCGTTGCGGAGCCTCCTCCCGGCGGATCCTTCGAAGCCATGGATGCTCCTGGC
The sequence above is a segment of the Candidatus Tanganyikabacteria bacterium genome. Coding sequences within it:
- a CDS encoding HipA domain-containing protein, coding for MGFRPWLWGLLPDNAKVLERWSRQFQVSARSPFDLLGSPIGHDCAGAVQFVRDDRLADLLEGSGHVDWLSEDGVADRIRLLKEDSTSWLGDGNPGPFSLAGAQAKTALRFQDGRWGVPHGPIPTTHILKPAIPGLDDQELNEHLCLAGARNAGLVAARSAIWTFGDQVAIVVERYDRVPPAYFDRVHQEDLCQALGYPPERKYESEGGPRARQIVDLLRRVVAPSVAEREIWRFASALGWNWIIGGTDAHAKNFSLLLSGPQVRLAPLYDLSSALPYYHEKESRFAMSLAGDYRVWIRVNRWPEVAKLIGLDGERLCDLLRNLAERAPDALRDAAAHPQVASLGRALTARLVDRIATRSRRCLAALHAKVSR
- a CDS encoding ribbon-helix-helix protein, CopG family produces the protein MIRTQVSLTEEEYEAAKQEAARLGISLAELLRRSLRSLLPADPSKPWMLLAGMVESGDPCASQTIDDVVYGQKE